The following proteins are co-located in the Desulfobacterales bacterium genome:
- a CDS encoding SPASM domain-containing protein, whose amino-acid sequence MPAYLQFYPTLRCNFDCDFCFNRQLPDCGDVSIENFQKMVSVCRANGIRHIDMLGGEPTLHPGLFEMLDLLVDAGLMSTISTNGSRVETLWQISDRYSRESVRLGISMNSEDVAEPLHQYILSRRPILKTIFSKHDLIPDAFKSYIGLQGIEFYLLYRDILNSADLLYSLPFEAFYSRLVDIKKAYAGVDGVFCSGFLPDLADFPELGNVRCPAGTTKLSVLPDGRVFPCYLLFRYSEFELGNLFEDDFDTIWQHPTLEKFRHFQGNPCPQTECRLHQRCHGGCPAISYMFDKNLDAPDPRCVYPVNQ is encoded by the coding sequence ATGCCCGCATACCTCCAGTTCTATCCCACCCTGCGGTGCAACTTTGACTGCGACTTCTGTTTTAACCGGCAGCTGCCCGACTGCGGGGATGTGTCGATCGAGAACTTCCAAAAAATGGTGTCCGTGTGCCGGGCAAACGGCATCCGGCACATTGATATGCTGGGCGGTGAACCCACATTGCATCCCGGTTTGTTTGAAATGCTGGACCTATTGGTGGATGCGGGATTGATGAGCACCATCAGCACCAATGGCAGCCGGGTGGAGACGCTTTGGCAAATTTCCGATCGGTATTCAAGGGAATCCGTCCGCCTGGGAATATCCATGAATTCGGAAGATGTTGCCGAGCCGCTCCATCAGTATATTCTTTCCCGCCGGCCGATCCTGAAGACGATTTTTTCAAAACACGACTTGATCCCGGACGCATTTAAATCCTATATTGGCCTTCAGGGCATTGAATTTTACCTGCTTTACCGGGACATCCTCAATTCGGCGGATCTTTTATACAGCCTGCCGTTTGAGGCGTTTTACAGCCGGCTTGTGGACATTAAAAAAGCATATGCCGGTGTAGACGGCGTGTTCTGTTCCGGATTTCTCCCGGATCTGGCAGATTTTCCAGAGCTTGGAAATGTGCGCTGCCCGGCGGGCACCACCAAGCTCTCCGTGCTGCCGGACGGGCGGGTTTTTCCATGCTACCTGCTTTTCCGATACAGTGAATTTGAGCTTGGCAATCTGTTTGAGGATGATTTTGACACCATCTGGCAGCATCCGACACTGGAAAAATTCAGGCATTTTCAAGGCAACCCGTGCCCGCAAACCGAATGCCGGCTGCATCAGAGATGCCACGGCGGATGTCCGGCCATCAGCTACATGTTTGACAAGAATCTCGACGCGCCGGATCCCAGATGCGTCTATCCGGTGAATCAATGA
- a CDS encoding NAD(P)H-dependent oxidoreductase, producing MLVLGLQGSPRKKGNTNHLSNLVLEAAAGCGAETRLVQVPQKNIKPCIGCTQCERKGFCSIEDDDMALEMYPLLRRADLIILATPIYFYNTTAQLKALIDRSQTLWSRKYKLGLVDPGRPFRKGMMLSVGATKGRNLFEGMTLTARYFFDAVGASFDSSLTYRHIENIGDMKKHDTVADDVRNEIEKMGPVFRRKKILFACRENACRSQMAAAFARYMAGDALDVDCAGSQPAEQVNPVMQEVMAEIGYDMAFRTPSSLNAAVEASEPHIIVTMGCGEECPHVPGVEMLDWELPDPAGQSKEFMCRVRDEIQARVEALVSRIINK from the coding sequence ATGCTAGTTCTCGGATTGCAGGGAAGCCCCCGTAAAAAAGGCAATACCAACCATCTTTCGAACCTGGTGCTCGAGGCGGCCGCCGGCTGTGGCGCGGAAACCCGCCTGGTACAGGTCCCCCAAAAAAACATCAAGCCCTGTATCGGCTGCACCCAGTGTGAGCGCAAAGGGTTTTGCTCGATCGAGGATGACGATATGGCGTTGGAGATGTATCCGCTTCTCCGGCGGGCGGACCTGATTATCCTGGCCACGCCGATCTACTTCTATAACACCACCGCACAGCTCAAAGCGCTGATCGATCGGTCCCAGACCCTATGGTCGCGAAAGTATAAACTGGGGCTTGTGGATCCGGGGCGCCCCTTTCGCAAAGGGATGATGCTTTCTGTCGGGGCCACAAAAGGCAGGAATCTTTTCGAGGGGATGACCCTGACCGCCAGGTATTTTTTCGATGCGGTGGGCGCCTCGTTTGACAGCAGCTTAACCTATCGGCACATCGAAAATATCGGGGATATGAAAAAGCATGATACGGTGGCCGATGATGTCAGAAATGAAATCGAAAAGATGGGCCCGGTCTTTCGAAGAAAAAAAATTCTGTTTGCCTGCCGGGAGAATGCCTGCCGCAGCCAGATGGCCGCCGCATTTGCCCGTTACATGGCCGGTGATGCCCTGGATGTGGACTGTGCCGGCAGTCAGCCGGCCGAACAGGTCAATCCGGTAATGCAGGAAGTTATGGCAGAGATCGGCTATGATATGGCCTTTCGCACGCCCAGCAGCCTGAATGCGGCTGTCGAAGCATCGGAGCCGCATATTATCGTGACCATGGGGTGCGGTGAGGAATGCCCGCATGTGCCAGGCGTTGAAATGCTGGACTGGGAGCTTCCGGATCCGGCCGGCCAGTCCAAAGAATTCATGTGCCGGGTAAGGGATGAAATCCAGGCCCGGGTGGAGGCGCTGGTCAGCCGAATCATCAATAAATGA
- a CDS encoding GntR family transcriptional regulator, which yields MEQLARNNLSDQLVQILGNQIIRNELKSGEMIYETKISKEWGVSRSPVRDALHMLEQNRLLERTASGSYKVTELTEEYILNFYDTVTIIYQYVFAKAAENATKKEIQALKKALDKIEKSLETKDYEIYLEGFTDYGKMILAAARNPIVEKIALELMPSAQRIQYSTLTIFPDYFETMVDLIRDSYQHIVDQNPGAAARDFTHFADALKKIHLENLIAQQRIG from the coding sequence ATGGAACAACTGGCACGCAATAATCTTTCGGATCAACTGGTGCAAATTCTCGGCAACCAGATTATCCGGAATGAACTTAAATCCGGCGAGATGATTTATGAGACCAAAATTTCCAAAGAATGGGGCGTCAGCCGGAGCCCGGTACGGGATGCCCTGCACATGCTGGAGCAGAACCGCCTCCTTGAGCGTACCGCCTCGGGCAGCTACAAGGTCACCGAACTAACCGAGGAATATATTTTAAATTTCTATGACACTGTCACGATCATCTATCAGTATGTCTTTGCCAAGGCAGCGGAAAATGCGACAAAAAAGGAAATACAGGCATTAAAAAAAGCCTTGGACAAGATCGAAAAAAGCCTTGAAACAAAGGACTATGAAATCTACCTGGAAGGATTCACGGACTATGGCAAGATGATATTAGCCGCCGCCCGGAACCCGATCGTCGAGAAAATCGCCTTGGAACTCATGCCCAGTGCCCAACGGATACAATATTCGACCCTGACGATTTTTCCCGATTACTTTGAAACCATGGTTGATCTTATCCGGGATAGCTATCAGCATATCGTTGACCAAAACCCCGGCGCCGCTGCCCGGGATTTTACGCATTTCGCCGATGCCCTCAAAAAAATCCACTTAGAGAATCTTATCGCGCAGCAGCGTATTGGGTAG
- a CDS encoding radical SAM protein — protein sequence MTWQQAYLRLAPEAALKRLEIPYIYHRGRDELYEIDDRALDFLSRCDGHTKGENLTDDAEFVEYCIEEGILEALAVPAPIDITIDHSPSPSLRYLELHLTHRCNLKCRHCYLGKSRPAELALSEAVDITRQFSEMGGLRLLISGGEPMVYQELASYLEAVRDLKIRRILFTNGTRITPDNIKQLDVDEIQFSLDGWQAGHDWLRGPGVFEKTVNGVNIARKAGIPVSFSTMIHNGNLTEFDRMREFMAEVEALEWGVDILTVAGALEGHADITVPYEQAAPLMAYAYGGGYHGASEGYACGRHLMAVMPDGKAVKCGFYRDRPLGDARQSLKDCWLNMTHIRLDELECRDCPVLEECRGGCRFRASHPLAPDPAMCRLYGISR from the coding sequence ATGACCTGGCAGCAAGCCTACCTGCGCCTGGCCCCTGAGGCGGCGTTGAAGCGGCTGGAAATCCCCTATATTTATCATAGAGGAAGAGATGAGCTCTATGAGATCGATGACCGGGCACTCGATTTTTTAAGCCGGTGCGACGGCCATACAAAAGGCGAAAACCTGACGGATGACGCCGAGTTCGTCGAATACTGTATCGAAGAAGGGATTCTGGAGGCGCTTGCCGTGCCTGCGCCGATTGATATCACCATCGATCACAGCCCTTCTCCGTCCCTTCGGTACCTGGAACTCCACCTCACCCATCGCTGCAATCTTAAATGCCGGCACTGCTATCTGGGCAAATCCCGGCCGGCTGAGCTGGCGCTTTCAGAGGCCGTGGATATTACCCGGCAGTTTTCTGAAATGGGCGGACTGCGGCTTCTGATATCCGGCGGCGAGCCCATGGTTTACCAGGAGCTGGCGTCCTACCTGGAGGCTGTCAGGGATCTTAAAATCCGGCGGATCCTGTTTACCAACGGCACCCGCATCACCCCGGATAATATCAAGCAGCTGGATGTGGATGAGATCCAGTTCAGCCTGGACGGCTGGCAAGCGGGGCATGACTGGCTGCGCGGGCCGGGGGTGTTTGAAAAAACCGTAAACGGGGTAAATATTGCGCGAAAGGCCGGCATTCCGGTCTCCTTTTCCACCATGATCCACAACGGGAATTTGACGGAATTTGACCGGATGCGCGAATTTATGGCGGAAGTCGAAGCGCTGGAATGGGGCGTTGATATATTGACGGTGGCCGGAGCCCTGGAAGGGCATGCGGATATTACCGTGCCCTATGAACAGGCCGCCCCCTTGATGGCCTATGCTTACGGCGGGGGCTATCACGGCGCATCTGAAGGCTATGCGTGCGGCCGGCATCTGATGGCGGTCATGCCGGATGGGAAAGCCGTAAAATGCGGTTTTTACAGGGATCGGCCGCTGGGCGATGCCCGGCAAAGCCTGAAAGACTGCTGGCTGAATATGACGCATATCCGGCTGGACGAGCTTGAATGCCGGGATTGCCCGGTACTTGAAGAATGCCGGGGCGGCTGCCGGTTCCGGGCCTCTCATCCTTTGGCGCCGGATCCCGCCATGTGCCGGCTTTACGGGATCTCCAGGTAA
- a CDS encoding HEAT repeat domain-containing protein: MSDNIDLIGMTGRQLKKRVRQLLASDTDINDILDALARIPARTAVNPLFACFYDGSPLVKWRAVAGMGFVVARLAERNMESARVVMRRLMWNLNDESGGIGWGSPEAMAEIMARQPKLADEYGAILGSYVRRDQNFLEHEGLQRGSIWAVGRLAKVRPALLQDTVGDLRLFLTSPDAHHRGYAAWSLGNLGAAAAVSEIEALLADNSEIDMFRDLALVTTHVSRLAKEALAAIENGKGSC; encoded by the coding sequence ATGTCAGATAATATCGATTTAATCGGAATGACCGGACGGCAGCTCAAAAAAAGGGTCCGCCAACTGCTTGCCTCGGATACGGATATCAATGACATATTGGATGCACTGGCCCGCATTCCCGCCCGAACGGCGGTCAATCCCTTGTTCGCCTGCTTCTATGATGGCTCGCCGCTTGTCAAATGGCGGGCGGTGGCCGGAATGGGGTTTGTGGTCGCCCGGCTGGCTGAGCGCAATATGGAGTCCGCACGGGTCGTGATGCGGCGGCTCATGTGGAATTTAAATGATGAGTCCGGGGGTATCGGCTGGGGCTCGCCTGAGGCTATGGCGGAGATTATGGCAAGACAGCCAAAGCTTGCCGATGAATACGGCGCCATTTTAGGCTCCTATGTGCGCCGTGATCAGAATTTTTTAGAGCATGAGGGCCTGCAGCGGGGTTCGATCTGGGCTGTCGGCCGCTTGGCAAAGGTCCGGCCCGCGCTCCTGCAGGATACGGTCGGCGATTTACGACTTTTTTTGACGTCTCCGGATGCCCACCACCGCGGATATGCGGCCTGGTCACTCGGCAATTTAGGCGCCGCGGCGGCTGTTTCAGAGATTGAAGCGCTTTTGGCGGATAATTCGGAAATCGATATGTTTCGCGATTTGGCGCTTGTTACAACCCATGTCAGCCGCCTGGCCAAAGAGGCGCTGGCAGCCATCGAAAACGGAAAGGGATCATGCTAG